A DNA window from Schistocerca gregaria isolate iqSchGreg1 chromosome 2, iqSchGreg1.2, whole genome shotgun sequence contains the following coding sequences:
- the LOC126334031 gene encoding eukaryotic initiation factor 4A-I isoform X1 has product MKPHSAADKNDWPADESKNGPEKDAYEGPPGMEPDGIIESNWEQVVENFDDMNLKEELLRGIYAYGFEKPSAIQQRAIMPCIKGHDVIAQAQSGTGKTATFSISILQLIDTSLRECQALILAPTRELAQQIQKVVIALGDFMNAQCHACIGGTNVREDMKKLEMGVHVVVGTPGRVMDMINRRALRTNSIKLFVLDEADEMLSRGFKDQIYDVFKTLNPDIQVILLSATMPADVLEVTGYFMRNPVQILVKKEELTLEGIKQFFVNVEREDWKLDTLCDLYDTLSITQAVIFCNTRRKVDTLTESMHKRDFTVSAMHGDMEQRERDVIMRQFRTGSSRVLITTDLLARGIDVQQVSLVINYDLPSNRENYIHRIGRGGRFGRKGVAINFVTQDDRRTLEDIEKFYNTHIDEMPMNVADLI; this is encoded by the exons ATGAAACCACATTCTGCGGCTGATAA AAATGACTGGCCTGCGGACGAGTCCAAAAATGGCCCAGAAAAGGACGCATATGAAGGACCTCCAGGAATGGAACCCGATGGCATTATTGAGTCGAACTGGGAGCAG GTGGTTGAGAACTTTGATGACATGAATTTGAAGGAAGAGTTATTGAGAGGCATTTATGCATATGGTTTTGAAAAACCATCCGCTATTCAGCAGCGAGCTATCATGCCTTGCATTAAAGGCCATGATGTCATTGCTCAGGCACAGTCAG GTACTGGAAAAACGGCAACCTTCTCAATATCAATCCTCCAGCTCATAGACACTTCACTTCGTGAATGTCAAGCATTAATCTTAGCACCAACCCGAGAGTTGGCACAGCAG ATCCAGAAGGTTGTGATTGCATTAGGGGATTTTATGAATGCACAGTGTCATGCCTGTATTGGTGGGACAAATGTTCGTGAAGATATGAAGAAGCTGGAGATGGGTGTTCATGTTGTAGTTGGAACACCAGGTCGAGTAATGGACATGATTAACAGACGAGCCCTAA gaacaaatagcattaaactGTTCGTATTAGATGAGGCCGACGAAATGTTGTCCCGTGGTTTCAAGGATCAGATATACGATGTATTTAAGACTCTTAATCCAGACATACAG GTCATTTTGCTGTCTGCTACAATGCCTGCTGATGTACTTGAGGTGACAGGTTACTTCATGAGGAATCCTGTTCAGATTTTGGTGAAGAAAGAAGAGCTTACACTTGAAG GTATCAAACAATTTTTCGTTAATGTTGAACGTGAAGATTGGAAGCTGGACACATTGTGTGACTTGTATGATACTCTTAGCATCACACAAGCTGTCATATTTTGCAATACACGTCGTAAGGTGGATACGCTCACTGAAAGTATGCATAAACGTGACTTCACTGTTTCAGCAATG CACGGTGACATGGAGCAAAGAGAGAGAGATGTTATTATGAGACAGTTCCGAACCGGTTCGAGTAGAGTTCTAATTACTACAGACCTTCTTGCTCGTGGTATAGATGTACAACAGGTTTCGCTAGTTATAAACTATGATCTGCCATCTAATCGAGAAAACTACATACACAG GATTGGTCGAGGTGGAAGGTTTGGCCGAAAAGGTGTAGCTATCAACTTTGTGACCCAAGATGACAGGCGTACGCTGGAGGACATTGAGAAATTCTACAACACGCATATTGATGAGATGCCTATGAATGTAGCAGACTTGATCTAA
- the LOC126334031 gene encoding eukaryotic initiation factor 4A-I isoform X3, with protein sequence MLNDWPADESKNGPEKDAYEGPPGMEPDGIIESNWEQVVENFDDMNLKEELLRGIYAYGFEKPSAIQQRAIMPCIKGHDVIAQAQSGTGKTATFSISILQLIDTSLRECQALILAPTRELAQQIQKVVIALGDFMNAQCHACIGGTNVREDMKKLEMGVHVVVGTPGRVMDMINRRALRTNSIKLFVLDEADEMLSRGFKDQIYDVFKTLNPDIQVILLSATMPADVLEVTGYFMRNPVQILVKKEELTLEGIKQFFVNVEREDWKLDTLCDLYDTLSITQAVIFCNTRRKVDTLTESMHKRDFTVSAMHGDMEQRERDVIMRQFRTGSSRVLITTDLLARGIDVQQVSLVINYDLPSNRENYIHRIGRGGRFGRKGVAINFVTQDDRRTLEDIEKFYNTHIDEMPMNVADLI encoded by the exons ATGCT AAATGACTGGCCTGCGGACGAGTCCAAAAATGGCCCAGAAAAGGACGCATATGAAGGACCTCCAGGAATGGAACCCGATGGCATTATTGAGTCGAACTGGGAGCAG GTGGTTGAGAACTTTGATGACATGAATTTGAAGGAAGAGTTATTGAGAGGCATTTATGCATATGGTTTTGAAAAACCATCCGCTATTCAGCAGCGAGCTATCATGCCTTGCATTAAAGGCCATGATGTCATTGCTCAGGCACAGTCAG GTACTGGAAAAACGGCAACCTTCTCAATATCAATCCTCCAGCTCATAGACACTTCACTTCGTGAATGTCAAGCATTAATCTTAGCACCAACCCGAGAGTTGGCACAGCAG ATCCAGAAGGTTGTGATTGCATTAGGGGATTTTATGAATGCACAGTGTCATGCCTGTATTGGTGGGACAAATGTTCGTGAAGATATGAAGAAGCTGGAGATGGGTGTTCATGTTGTAGTTGGAACACCAGGTCGAGTAATGGACATGATTAACAGACGAGCCCTAA gaacaaatagcattaaactGTTCGTATTAGATGAGGCCGACGAAATGTTGTCCCGTGGTTTCAAGGATCAGATATACGATGTATTTAAGACTCTTAATCCAGACATACAG GTCATTTTGCTGTCTGCTACAATGCCTGCTGATGTACTTGAGGTGACAGGTTACTTCATGAGGAATCCTGTTCAGATTTTGGTGAAGAAAGAAGAGCTTACACTTGAAG GTATCAAACAATTTTTCGTTAATGTTGAACGTGAAGATTGGAAGCTGGACACATTGTGTGACTTGTATGATACTCTTAGCATCACACAAGCTGTCATATTTTGCAATACACGTCGTAAGGTGGATACGCTCACTGAAAGTATGCATAAACGTGACTTCACTGTTTCAGCAATG CACGGTGACATGGAGCAAAGAGAGAGAGATGTTATTATGAGACAGTTCCGAACCGGTTCGAGTAGAGTTCTAATTACTACAGACCTTCTTGCTCGTGGTATAGATGTACAACAGGTTTCGCTAGTTATAAACTATGATCTGCCATCTAATCGAGAAAACTACATACACAG GATTGGTCGAGGTGGAAGGTTTGGCCGAAAAGGTGTAGCTATCAACTTTGTGACCCAAGATGACAGGCGTACGCTGGAGGACATTGAGAAATTCTACAACACGCATATTGATGAGATGCCTATGAATGTAGCAGACTTGATCTAA
- the LOC126334031 gene encoding eukaryotic initiation factor 4A-I isoform X2 — translation MSYAGDRRNDWPADESKNGPEKDAYEGPPGMEPDGIIESNWEQVVENFDDMNLKEELLRGIYAYGFEKPSAIQQRAIMPCIKGHDVIAQAQSGTGKTATFSISILQLIDTSLRECQALILAPTRELAQQIQKVVIALGDFMNAQCHACIGGTNVREDMKKLEMGVHVVVGTPGRVMDMINRRALRTNSIKLFVLDEADEMLSRGFKDQIYDVFKTLNPDIQVILLSATMPADVLEVTGYFMRNPVQILVKKEELTLEGIKQFFVNVEREDWKLDTLCDLYDTLSITQAVIFCNTRRKVDTLTESMHKRDFTVSAMHGDMEQRERDVIMRQFRTGSSRVLITTDLLARGIDVQQVSLVINYDLPSNRENYIHRIGRGGRFGRKGVAINFVTQDDRRTLEDIEKFYNTHIDEMPMNVADLI, via the exons ATGTCGTATGCAGGAGATAGAAG AAATGACTGGCCTGCGGACGAGTCCAAAAATGGCCCAGAAAAGGACGCATATGAAGGACCTCCAGGAATGGAACCCGATGGCATTATTGAGTCGAACTGGGAGCAG GTGGTTGAGAACTTTGATGACATGAATTTGAAGGAAGAGTTATTGAGAGGCATTTATGCATATGGTTTTGAAAAACCATCCGCTATTCAGCAGCGAGCTATCATGCCTTGCATTAAAGGCCATGATGTCATTGCTCAGGCACAGTCAG GTACTGGAAAAACGGCAACCTTCTCAATATCAATCCTCCAGCTCATAGACACTTCACTTCGTGAATGTCAAGCATTAATCTTAGCACCAACCCGAGAGTTGGCACAGCAG ATCCAGAAGGTTGTGATTGCATTAGGGGATTTTATGAATGCACAGTGTCATGCCTGTATTGGTGGGACAAATGTTCGTGAAGATATGAAGAAGCTGGAGATGGGTGTTCATGTTGTAGTTGGAACACCAGGTCGAGTAATGGACATGATTAACAGACGAGCCCTAA gaacaaatagcattaaactGTTCGTATTAGATGAGGCCGACGAAATGTTGTCCCGTGGTTTCAAGGATCAGATATACGATGTATTTAAGACTCTTAATCCAGACATACAG GTCATTTTGCTGTCTGCTACAATGCCTGCTGATGTACTTGAGGTGACAGGTTACTTCATGAGGAATCCTGTTCAGATTTTGGTGAAGAAAGAAGAGCTTACACTTGAAG GTATCAAACAATTTTTCGTTAATGTTGAACGTGAAGATTGGAAGCTGGACACATTGTGTGACTTGTATGATACTCTTAGCATCACACAAGCTGTCATATTTTGCAATACACGTCGTAAGGTGGATACGCTCACTGAAAGTATGCATAAACGTGACTTCACTGTTTCAGCAATG CACGGTGACATGGAGCAAAGAGAGAGAGATGTTATTATGAGACAGTTCCGAACCGGTTCGAGTAGAGTTCTAATTACTACAGACCTTCTTGCTCGTGGTATAGATGTACAACAGGTTTCGCTAGTTATAAACTATGATCTGCCATCTAATCGAGAAAACTACATACACAG GATTGGTCGAGGTGGAAGGTTTGGCCGAAAAGGTGTAGCTATCAACTTTGTGACCCAAGATGACAGGCGTACGCTGGAGGACATTGAGAAATTCTACAACACGCATATTGATGAGATGCCTATGAATGTAGCAGACTTGATCTAA